From candidate division KSB1 bacterium, the proteins below share one genomic window:
- a CDS encoding T9SS type A sorting domain-containing protein, with the protein MIKKSFNTWLPTLLICGYSFSDLFGIVTIKANHPYFQYTGRIDFSVPEKPVLYWLGTYIKASFEGSVLVILLDDKTGQSFYNVFIDEDFDHPRIIDCRAGSNIYPISATLSDTIHSLLIFRRTEASTGPTKFLGIQLNDGKTLLPPRPRPEHKLLFYGNSITCGMGNEAPDNSGDDDLAHENNFLAYGAMASRLLNAEYMCIAKSGIGIMISWFDMVMSQYYYRLDPDNPDSHWDFSQYIPDVVVINLFQNDSWLIHKLNPEPDSTQIIDAYVNFVREIRGHHPNAFIICALGSMDATKPGSPWPRYIEQAVAILRTQDHDTNIDTFFFPFDPHWVKHPRVRHHQVMGKNLADFIQAKMGWSTDVNCSLPLKKPKDFNLLKIYPNPFNSCVAFHYSLHRPQQVNISIFDILGRKITELVNAFQNPGNYQIYWNGQIDSEQTIGSGIYFCKLEGEDFFSIRKMILLK; encoded by the coding sequence ATGATCAAAAAAAGCTTCAACACCTGGCTACCGACTCTCCTAATTTGCGGTTATTCATTTTCAGATCTTTTTGGAATCGTCACAATTAAAGCAAACCATCCTTATTTCCAATACACTGGCAGGATAGATTTTTCAGTGCCCGAGAAACCGGTCCTTTATTGGCTTGGCACTTATATCAAAGCCAGCTTTGAGGGCTCAGTACTGGTCATCCTGCTGGATGATAAGACTGGCCAATCATTTTATAATGTCTTCATCGATGAAGATTTCGACCATCCTCGGATCATCGATTGCAGGGCTGGAAGCAATATATATCCCATTTCCGCGACCCTATCTGATACAATCCATAGCCTGCTGATTTTTCGCCGCACGGAAGCCTCCACAGGTCCGACGAAATTTTTGGGCATCCAGTTAAACGACGGCAAAACCCTTCTCCCACCGAGGCCTCGGCCTGAACACAAGTTGCTCTTTTATGGCAACTCCATCACCTGTGGCATGGGCAATGAGGCGCCCGATAATAGCGGGGATGACGATCTGGCCCATGAGAACAATTTCTTAGCCTATGGCGCTATGGCTTCTCGTCTGCTAAACGCCGAATATATGTGCATTGCCAAAAGCGGCATCGGCATCATGATCAGTTGGTTCGATATGGTGATGTCACAATATTACTATCGCCTCGATCCCGACAACCCAGATAGTCACTGGGATTTCAGCCAATATATCCCCGATGTGGTGGTGATCAACCTTTTTCAAAATGATAGCTGGTTGATTCATAAGCTGAACCCAGAGCCAGATTCCACTCAAATCATCGATGCGTATGTCAATTTTGTCCGTGAGATCCGTGGTCACCATCCCAATGCATTTATCATTTGTGCTTTAGGTAGCATGGATGCGACTAAACCTGGCTCTCCCTGGCCAAGATATATTGAGCAAGCCGTCGCAATCTTGCGGACTCAGGATCATGATACCAATATCGATACTTTCTTTTTCCCATTTGACCCGCATTGGGTCAAACATCCGCGGGTGCGGCATCATCAGGTCATGGGAAAAAATTTGGCGGATTTTATTCAAGCAAAAATGGGCTGGAGCACGGATGTTAACTGCAGCCTGCCGTTAAAAAAGCCAAAGGATTTCAATCTATTGAAGATCTATCCTAATCCTTTTAATTCATGCGTGGCATTTCATTACTCTCTCCATCGACCACAACAAGTCAACATTTCGATATTCGACATTTTGGGACGTAAAATAACCGAATTGGTTAACGCGTTTCAAAATCCAGGCAATTACCAAATTTATTGGAATGGTCAAATTGATTCTGAACAGACAATCGGCAGCGGAATATATTTCTGCAAATTGGAGGGTGAAGACTTCTTTAGCATCCGGAAAATGATCTTATTAAAATGA
- a CDS encoding T9SS type A sorting domain-containing protein → MKKVLLPVVLILAVVTFAFGQQMINSFDQAPADTNYWAFFDNHGGKHYQTNTNAASDKGWIIVSYVPNPVHEGAGAMKLDYSVHNTESWGGYTKLEHWHPDSNMVYDWSGYDSVAFWYYNVSKQTLAGRVELRFCLHDVSHSATGNKTYSVGDAEYYYSFHRVLDSEPGWHKIQMPFINNTNAWNGEAFNMTGWAGIYGNGQIDLDKIKGFSIEFSISGGGEGDYSSGTIILDQLQLVGRKHRDFVFFNGRDLPTALTSWAWGQSTIEVVKGAGPIPGTNALKWVQGNEWGNGWTGIGFTISPAYNMEFEWPTDTLKFKLKAEPGVGALRVQLEGGPGKVGQVFNPIADNEWHNYAFKLSEMVYQDNTTNFDPSHVQVLGLMAEASGIAGKVIYITDWWTGNPVIDVVAPAAPTGVAGVPGQYYNLVIWQDVPGEANEAYNVYASEFPITDIDAPEVQLVASNVMEGQQSVAHFIYYPLKDKVVQYYYAVTCKDAAGNVGPAGISAAVSNTAKGIPTISLTPPANFVADGDISEWEATGIKPFILKPSESHWSLGNFSDDNDLNATCYIAMDQDNLYFAADVIDNVYSYDPDGNFWEDDVIEFYIGLYNTTKTHVGFKRGAEPDYKFIILSTQLISDPDYRTVYTLDNPNYEFVNFGGSDWAVEFKIPFESLLTGSAAGDKRFIPQNGMKITMDINIHDSDSKNVRDGILSFSEIAQDNSWQGPQFWGYTWIGDTNKVTSVKPVELPVTAKEYRLEQNYPNPFNPVTTISYTIPKTERVTLEIYNTMGQKIETLVNALQPAGTYQVQVDGTKLTSGIYFYKLSTPNFTQTRKMLLFK, encoded by the coding sequence ATGAAAAAAGTATTGTTACCAGTTGTATTAATTTTAGCTGTTGTTACTTTCGCTTTTGGGCAGCAGATGATCAATTCCTTTGATCAAGCTCCAGCCGATACCAATTATTGGGCGTTTTTTGATAATCACGGTGGGAAACATTACCAAACGAATACCAATGCTGCCTCAGACAAGGGTTGGATTATTGTGAGCTATGTCCCAAATCCGGTCCATGAGGGAGCTGGGGCGATGAAATTGGATTACAGCGTCCACAATACTGAGAGCTGGGGCGGCTACACGAAATTGGAGCATTGGCATCCCGATTCAAATATGGTATACGACTGGTCAGGCTACGATTCAGTGGCGTTTTGGTACTATAATGTGTCCAAGCAGACGCTGGCTGGCCGCGTGGAGCTGCGTTTCTGTCTACACGACGTAAGCCATTCCGCTACGGGCAATAAGACTTATAGCGTTGGCGATGCCGAATATTACTATTCGTTTCATCGCGTTTTAGATTCGGAGCCTGGTTGGCACAAAATTCAGATGCCGTTCATCAACAATACCAATGCCTGGAACGGAGAGGCGTTCAATATGACCGGTTGGGCTGGGATCTATGGAAATGGTCAAATCGACCTGGACAAGATCAAGGGCTTTTCCATTGAGTTCTCAATTAGCGGTGGCGGCGAAGGAGATTATAGCTCAGGGACAATTATTCTTGATCAATTGCAATTGGTAGGGCGAAAGCATCGAGATTTTGTGTTCTTCAATGGTCGGGATCTTCCCACGGCATTAACTTCGTGGGCATGGGGTCAATCTACCATAGAAGTTGTTAAAGGCGCAGGTCCAATTCCTGGCACCAATGCCTTAAAATGGGTGCAGGGCAACGAATGGGGCAATGGTTGGACTGGAATTGGGTTTACCATTAGTCCAGCGTACAATATGGAATTTGAATGGCCGACGGATACGTTAAAATTCAAATTAAAAGCTGAACCCGGGGTCGGTGCCTTGCGCGTTCAGCTTGAAGGTGGACCAGGCAAAGTGGGACAAGTATTTAATCCCATTGCGGACAATGAGTGGCACAATTATGCGTTCAAATTGAGTGAAATGGTGTATCAGGACAACACAACGAATTTTGATCCCTCTCATGTCCAGGTTTTGGGTTTGATGGCCGAGGCCAGCGGGATCGCAGGCAAGGTAATATACATCACAGATTGGTGGACAGGCAACCCAGTGATCGATGTGGTGGCGCCAGCCGCACCTACTGGTGTTGCGGGTGTGCCTGGCCAATATTATAATCTAGTGATCTGGCAGGATGTGCCTGGCGAAGCCAACGAAGCTTATAACGTCTATGCCAGTGAATTCCCGATTACTGACATCGACGCACCTGAGGTCCAACTGGTCGCCTCCAACGTCATGGAGGGTCAGCAGTCGGTAGCACATTTCATTTATTATCCGCTGAAGGATAAAGTGGTCCAATATTATTACGCGGTCACATGCAAGGATGCGGCTGGTAATGTCGGTCCCGCTGGTATTTCAGCTGCCGTTTCCAACACAGCGAAAGGCATTCCTACAATTTCATTGACTCCGCCAGCTAATTTTGTTGCCGATGGAGATATCAGCGAATGGGAGGCCACTGGCATCAAACCGTTCATCCTCAAGCCATCCGAAAGCCATTGGAGCCTGGGAAATTTCAGCGACGACAATGACCTTAACGCTACCTGTTACATTGCCATGGATCAGGATAATTTGTATTTTGCAGCAGATGTGATTGACAACGTTTATAGTTATGATCCTGATGGTAACTTCTGGGAAGATGACGTGATCGAATTCTACATCGGCCTCTACAACACCACCAAGACGCATGTTGGCTTTAAACGAGGCGCAGAACCAGATTATAAATTCATCATCCTATCGACTCAATTGATCAGTGATCCGGATTATCGAACTGTTTACACATTAGACAACCCGAACTATGAGTTCGTAAATTTCGGTGGCTCTGATTGGGCGGTTGAGTTTAAAATTCCGTTTGAATCGCTATTAACAGGCAGCGCTGCAGGTGATAAGCGGTTCATTCCTCAAAATGGCATGAAGATCACAATGGATATCAATATCCATGACTCTGACTCCAAAAATGTCCGCGATGGCATCCTGTCCTTCTCGGAAATTGCCCAGGATAACTCCTGGCAAGGACCGCAATTCTGGGGCTATACTTGGATTGGTGACACTAACAAGGTCACAAGTGTTAAACCAGTGGAACTGCCAGTGACCGCCAAGGAATATCGGCTGGAGCAGAACTATCCCAATCCATTCAACCCAGTTACCACCATCAGCTATACGATTCCGAAAACGGAACGAGTAACTTTAGAAATCTACAACACAATGGGCCAAAAAATTGAAACGCTGGTGAATGCGCTTCAGCCAGCCGGTACTTATCAGGTGCAGGTGGATGGTACGAAATTGACCTCCGGCATCTATTTTTACAAATTGAGCACACCCAATTTCACACAGACGCGAAAGATGCTCTTGTTCAAGTAG
- a CDS encoding HIT domain-containing protein has translation MKILWAPWRIEYIKQTKPSGCIFCTKPAEQQDFQNFIVHRGKTAFVIMNYYPYNNGHLMVVPFRHISELTDLVSEERLELMDLLALSQQALLETMSPHGFNIGMNLGQVAGAGVKDHLHFHIVPRWNGDTNYMPICCHTKVVSEGLAETWQSLKSAFDRFIAR, from the coding sequence ATGAAGATACTTTGGGCACCCTGGCGCATCGAGTACATCAAGCAGACAAAACCCTCAGGATGCATTTTTTGCACCAAACCCGCCGAGCAACAAGATTTCCAAAATTTCATTGTCCATCGAGGCAAAACTGCCTTCGTGATCATGAATTATTACCCTTACAACAATGGTCATTTGATGGTCGTTCCTTTCCGCCATATTTCAGAATTGACAGACCTGGTATCTGAAGAGCGCTTAGAATTGATGGATTTGTTGGCATTGTCTCAACAAGCTTTGCTGGAAACGATGTCGCCACACGGCTTCAATATTGGCATGAACTTGGGGCAGGTTGCTGGAGCTGGCGTCAAAGATCATTTGCATTTTCATATTGTACCCCGGTGGAATGGGGACACCAATTATATGCCCATTTGTTGCCACACAAAAGTTGTCTCTGAAGGTCTGGCTGAAACTTGGCAGTCGCTAAAATCGGCATTTGATCGTTTTATTGCCAGGTAA
- a CDS encoding family 16 glycosylhydrolase, whose translation MIKICSKILILGLIPISMGFTKPYKGAEYRTKDAFIYGRFEARYKPPKGDGFLASFFTYHEITSTTNWNEIDFEILGRYDHDVQVTSIGPGQKIRNSHQWVPFNTHEDFHNYAFEWTPDYIAWFVDGQEIYRQDQAHIADFKFEQKIMMNIWPPTWEPWAGKLDDRCLPVFAYYDWVSYASYTPGSGNTGTDNNFTLLWKDDFDFWDQNRWEKATHTFGGNNCDFVPENVVFKDGYLILCLTKEAPLGYIDLSPPAVQWVRAQEEKILLGFSEDLEITSAQKKSNYVISGVTVSDARLLSDNRTVQLVTSPLKSDQSYQLIVLGVKDNSPAHNLLTGQVVNFSLTQPLSFPIKINVGGKAYRDYLPDQVWRPELEYGHQDGYEENWLGRFDVQGTEDDSVYLTGLHEIVTYRVRVPNGVYRVTVMMAENEFTEPGRRYFDVIVEGKRVANKLDLCQQVGAHIAYQIIADSVQIEDEIIDLHFTNLWNFSLLNGLMIEPIGQGRIESQRQSPPTHYFLAQNFPNPFNTTTIIQYGLPKTSHVKLELYNTCGQRIMTLVDETRPAGYSQIELNSNSLASGVYLYRLTVDRWTKAKKLVLMK comes from the coding sequence ATGATTAAGATTTGTTCGAAGATTTTAATTCTAGGGCTCATTCCTATTAGCATGGGCTTCACGAAACCTTATAAGGGCGCTGAATATCGCACCAAGGACGCTTTTATCTATGGCCGCTTCGAAGCCCGATATAAGCCACCGAAAGGAGATGGCTTCCTTGCCTCGTTTTTCACTTATCATGAAATTACCTCTACTACAAATTGGAACGAGATCGATTTTGAGATCTTGGGGCGATACGACCACGATGTTCAGGTGACATCCATCGGCCCGGGCCAGAAGATTCGCAATAGTCATCAGTGGGTGCCGTTCAACACCCATGAAGATTTCCACAACTATGCCTTTGAGTGGACACCGGATTATATCGCCTGGTTTGTCGATGGACAAGAGATCTATCGTCAGGATCAAGCTCATATTGCCGATTTTAAGTTTGAACAGAAGATCATGATGAACATTTGGCCACCGACATGGGAGCCCTGGGCTGGGAAATTGGATGATCGATGTCTACCAGTGTTTGCCTATTACGATTGGGTGAGTTATGCCAGCTATACACCCGGTTCAGGCAACACGGGCACGGATAATAATTTCACCTTGCTCTGGAAGGATGATTTTGACTTCTGGGACCAAAATCGCTGGGAGAAGGCCACGCATACATTTGGCGGGAATAACTGTGATTTCGTGCCCGAAAACGTAGTGTTTAAAGATGGGTATCTGATTCTCTGTTTGACCAAAGAAGCGCCACTGGGCTATATCGACCTCAGCCCACCGGCTGTTCAATGGGTTCGCGCCCAGGAGGAAAAAATCCTGCTCGGTTTCTCTGAGGATTTAGAGATCACCAGCGCACAAAAAAAGAGCAATTATGTCATTTCTGGTGTTACCGTTTCGGATGCGCGGCTGTTATCCGACAACCGAACGGTGCAATTGGTCACTTCCCCTTTAAAGTCAGACCAATCCTATCAATTGATCGTGCTGGGTGTGAAAGACAATTCGCCAGCGCATAATCTACTGACTGGCCAAGTTGTCAATTTTTCATTAACACAGCCATTATCGTTTCCGATCAAAATCAACGTCGGGGGGAAGGCGTACCGAGATTATCTCCCCGACCAGGTCTGGCGGCCTGAGCTGGAATATGGTCATCAGGATGGTTATGAAGAGAATTGGCTTGGCCGTTTCGATGTGCAAGGCACGGAGGACGATTCAGTTTATCTCACTGGGCTTCATGAGATAGTGACCTATCGCGTTCGAGTCCCCAATGGCGTTTATAGAGTGACCGTGATGATGGCAGAGAATGAATTCACTGAGCCAGGCCGGCGCTACTTCGATGTAATAGTGGAAGGAAAACGGGTCGCCAACAAATTGGACCTCTGTCAACAAGTTGGGGCCCATATTGCATACCAGATTATTGCTGATAGTGTGCAAATAGAAGATGAAATAATTGATCTCCATTTCACGAATCTCTGGAATTTCTCGCTATTGAATGGTCTGATGATCGAGCCGATTGGTCAGGGTCGCATTGAAAGCCAGCGCCAGTCGCCACCAACCCATTATTTTTTGGCACAAAACTTCCCGAATCCTTTTAATACAACCACAATTATCCAATACGGGCTTCCCAAGACCAGTCATGTCAAGCTGGAGCTCTACAATACATGTGGACAGAGGATTATGACATTAGTCGATGAGACTCGGCCAGCAGGGTATTCTCAAATTGAACTGAATAGTAATAGTTTGGCTTCTGGAGTTTACCTTTATCGGCTTACAGTCGATCGATGGACAAAAGCAAAAAAGCTGGTACTAATGAAATAG